CATTGCGTTGAATTCGCAAACCAATATCAAGTGCCATTGAAGTTGTAACATTATTAACAACTAAAAGTTCCTGATCGGATACTTTTTTTATTTCCCTGAACATTTCCCTTAGAGAACCCATATCAAACAAAATAATATTGCCTTTCGGAGAAGAACCTTGATCAACTAAGTAATCACGCACGTATGCATTTATCCTATTAATGGAAACATCAATAGGCATATCAAAAGCCTCAAAAAAATAGTTACCACAAAGTGTGTTGACGACCTGTTGAATACTGGATGCTGTGTGTTCTCCATGCGTAAGTAAAATTGCATTGTAGTGTACTGATTCAATCTTCTCTGAACACTGAACCATCAATACGAAAAATGGTAGATAATAATATGCACTTTTTATATTTTGAGGGGCTATTTTGTTAAGTAGTTGTTTAAATAGATAATGACTGCGCGGATATCGTTTTTTTATCTCAACTTGAAGTTTAGGTACAGATTCTGTAATTGGTAGATTATCACCACATAGACTAGCGAAGACAAAAGCAAGTGCAACATAGCGCCAAAAGTTGTCATCATCTTGAAAAGTAACTCCATATTGATGTGTAATAGCTTCCTGCGAAGATTGGCGAATTGTTTGAGAAAGTGCTGTTAAGAGAGATTCGCTAACAGTAGTATCAACCTGATTAAGCACTTTAAGCACTAAGAAGTTTTGCTCAGTGATAGTTTCCCCTGCGAGGAGTGATTCTGAAAGTTCTTTAAGTAAGTTAGTTGCTGTTGGCCCAAGCTGTAATGCACTAGTCACTAATGAAGTGATTCTCGTTTCTAGTAATTCACGATTTGGTGTTATACAAATTGCATTTTCATCGGCCTTACTAATTACTAATTGCTTAATATTAGGTGCTTTTGCGTATGCCTCTGCACACAATAACTGTATTCGATTGTTAAGTTCACTGATACTACCAACATTGGTGAATTTAGCCAACTTAATCAGTAAACGCGGTGAAATTACAATATCCTTACCTATTTTGTTAGCTTGCCGCTGTAAAAATAATCCTACAAATGTAATTCTTTCATCGAGTGGACGTTCATTGAGCAAACTCAAGCGAATTTGTACTAAAGCACAATTAAAATCAATATAATTTGTATTATTTAGGTCTGTGATTGCTGAAAAAATAAAGCGAATATTTGTTTTTTCTTGTTGATTAGCAAGCATAAAGAGTTCGTGCTGTTTTTCAGAATGCAGTACTTGCAAATTTTTGATATATAAAAATCCCGCTTGTTCCTTTTTGCCAATGCTTTGTACTTCTCTTTGCAATAAGTTGAATTTATTTTTATATTTACCACAATCAATTATTTTAAAAACTGCTTCTTGGGTAAAAATACCACGTTGGATTGCTTCCTTGAAGATACCTTGGGCAAGCGACAGTTTTCCAGTACCATGAGCACCTATGATTAAAATAGGAAGTCCATGGCCTGGATAAACAATTGCTTCTATAGCATGATTTATATCCTCTCGTAAACTGCCACGAAACCCTATCAATTCATCAAAAGCAGATTCATCCCTCTTAATTTGCCAGTACACAGGACGGCTCCCTGTTTTTAAGAGCTTTCCTTGTTTTTCTAGCTTGGATAAGTAACTACTTGTCACGCCTCGTGTCAGACCAACAGTATCAGCAGCCTGTTTGGTTGTAATACGTTCATCAGGAAATTGTTGCGCAATTGCTGCGTAAAGTTTTTCTATAGCATTCAAAAAAATCCCTCCTTAAGCACTATCAATCATAATTAAGCACAACATTCAAGTGACTTTTCAATGGTATATGCTTAATATAATAAGTGTAAGCGGTATCTTAATTTAAGTCTAGACAAATCTAAGAAATAGTTTACAAATTCTCATAACGAAAGGAGGTGCTTCCTTCACGATGACTAGTATCAATTGCGTAAAAAATAATTACACACCATTGATAATCAATCATCGGTTTCTGTAAAGCTATATCGATTATGATTTTACGGAAGAGGAAGAGATTAAAATGAAATATTTATTATTGGTTAGTCATGGTGATTTTTCAAACGGATTGAAACAGACTTTGAGTATGTTCGCGGGAGAAACTATTAATTCAGTTATTGCCG
Above is a window of Liquorilactobacillus hordei DSM 19519 DNA encoding:
- a CDS encoding PRD domain-containing protein yields the protein MNAIEKLYAAIAQQFPDERITTKQAADTVGLTRGVTSSYLSKLEKQGKLLKTGSRPVYWQIKRDESAFDELIGFRGSLREDINHAIEAIVYPGHGLPILIIGAHGTGKLSLAQGIFKEAIQRGIFTQEAVFKIIDCGKYKNKFNLLQREVQSIGKKEQAGFLYIKNLQVLHSEKQHELFMLANQQEKTNIRFIFSAITDLNNTNYIDFNCALVQIRLSLLNERPLDERITFVGLFLQRQANKIGKDIVISPRLLIKLAKFTNVGSISELNNRIQLLCAEAYAKAPNIKQLVISKADENAICITPNRELLETRITSLVTSALQLGPTATNLLKELSESLLAGETITEQNFLVLKVLNQVDTTVSESLLTALSQTIRQSSQEAITHQYGVTFQDDDNFWRYVALAFVFASLCGDNLPITESVPKLQVEIKKRYPRSHYLFKQLLNKIAPQNIKSAYYYLPFFVLMVQCSEKIESVHYNAILLTHGEHTASSIQQVVNTLCGNYFFEAFDMPIDVSINRINAYVRDYLVDQGSSPKGNIILFDMGSLREMFREIKKVSDQELLVVNNVTTSMALDIGLRIQRNELFQSIADASQKYSSTTDTQYYEGLSNRKNIIVSCMSGVGLSEELKKLIEETLSLSLEVIAIDYKHLHALLKNNDRQFFSNTQLILTTTDVSGDMGIDIINIYNIFDKSVSLKLETILLQTGETQKSSNLLIERLLRFLSIEGIRGRLQILNPDVVIQESQDIVSHYENFYNVKFEPRLKLNLYMHLSLMIERMLVSTTVSENSFQEASLTPRKKDFISLSKGIFQPVEQKFNIKVQNYEIELLYQLLKDFIFIDK